The genomic stretch TTCTTCCGAAACTGGGGCAAAATCAACCAAATGGCTGATGTTTGCCTGTTTTACTTAATATTTTCAACAAGGAACGAGAACATCTTGACGACTCAGCACTCGCATATCTTCGTCATCTAATTCTACAGGAGTACCACTACGAATTAGTTCGGCAAAATCTTCATTCGGTACCATAATACACAAAGCATATAATCGTCCCATTCCAGTATTAATAATTTCGTGAATTCCTGTCGGCGGCACTAATAAACTATCTCCAGTGTTAATTGGCACAACTTTTCCATCGCAAACCGCCAAACCTTCGCCTTTAAGAATAAAAAACATTTCTACAGCAATGTTATGACGGTTAGGGGGAGTTTTGCCACCAGGATCGAAAATTTCTACACATACGGTTAAGGAAGCAGCAGCATTTGAGGGGTCGAAAACTATAGCTAAACGATTAGTATCGTGAGGGCTAATCCGATAAGTTTGGTAGTCTTGGGGAGACTTAATTATCGGAATCATGCAATGTTCGTTCATTTTTTTTCCTCAAGTAATCAATTAATTTATTAATTATTTAATTGCTGCTAAAATGGTCGCCGAATCGGTAACAAAACCGAAGCATTGATTAACGTTATAAATAGTTGCTTGATAACAATATTCCGGGGAAGTTGTCGCCGCACAATCTTTAATTAAAATACAGTCATAACCTAAGAAATTAGCATCTTGTAAAGTAGCCATGACACATTGATCGATATTTACTCCTGCAAAGAAAAGTGTAGTTTTGCCGAGGTTGCGGAGAATACTATCGAGGGGCGTATCCCAAAATCCACTCATGCGATACTTATCAACGAGGATATCCTCTGATTTTTGTTCTAACTCATCTACGACTGCGGCTGCCCAACTACCTGCGGTTAAAACTGGGGCGTTTCTTTTGGGTAATAAATTGCCTAAGCCAATGCCATCTCCGGTAGGATTATAAACATGAAGTAAACCAGGACTAATATTGCGTAAATCGGCGCGATTGCCCCAGTTTAGCCAAATAATCGGTATTGAGTGCGTACCGTCAGGTTGGCGCAGCGATCGCAACTTCGGGAGTAACATTTGTAGGGGCGCGATCGCACCTCTGGCTGGGGTGATATCAACGCCAATGTGGGCTAACCAACCATCAAGGTGACAGAAATCATTCTGCATATCAACTACTATCATCGCTGTTTTGGTTAAGTCGATTCGCAGTGTTTTGGTTTCTGTTGGCAAGATTACTGGTTGTGGTGGAAGCGGGGGACGAGTTAAATCCGCTTCGGTTTCATTTACTTTCCAATTGTTAGGTGGTATACCTAAAGTGCGTAAAGGTCGATTCATAATTAAGATAAATAAAAGAAGACGAGAATCGAGACAACTGAAGTAAGTTTATCTTTAGTCCTAGCGTAATTTAGCCTAATTGTCCTGTCTTGGCTGCTAATCTTAAGCAAAGATTTGTTAACAAATACACTTTTAGGATAGTCGCTAAGTTATTTTCCCTCTTCAGTTTCTCTTGTTTCTCTAATTTTCTCGATCTCTGAGGCTAACTCATGAGAAAAAATCTCGGCTGCCGATTCGATGACATGATCGGCGTTTTCCATCTCATTGCGGGAAAATTTCCTTGGTTTCCGGAAAAGATAATGGACGCGATCGTTTTGCTTTTCATACCTATCTAAAGTTGTTTGTACATCCGCTAAATAATTACGGAAATCATCATTTTTATACAATCCTTCATAAAGCGGACTATTAACTAGATAAACTTCAAATTCGTATTTGTTAGCCAGAGAAATAATTTTTTCTAAAGCTAGACGATTAGATTTAGACAAATTAAATTGATTTTCTTCTACAAACCGAAAATGAGCTTCAGTATTTTCTTCTACATATTCCGGATTTGCTTTTGAAGCAGTGTTAAATTCTTCGATTTCATCTCTCGATTCTTGCTGAAACCAATCATCTGGATTGGCAAAAATATGTTTAATACTTTGGTCTTTAGAGTATAATGGCACATAGCGGTCTAAAAACAAATTCCCTTGCTCA from Oscillatoria salina IIICB1 encodes the following:
- a CDS encoding cysteine hydrolase family protein; the protein is MNRPLRTLGIPPNNWKVNETEADLTRPPLPPQPVILPTETKTLRIDLTKTAMIVVDMQNDFCHLDGWLAHIGVDITPARGAIAPLQMLLPKLRSLRQPDGTHSIPIIWLNWGNRADLRNISPGLLHVYNPTGDGIGLGNLLPKRNAPVLTAGSWAAAVVDELEQKSEDILVDKYRMSGFWDTPLDSILRNLGKTTLFFAGVNIDQCVMATLQDANFLGYDCILIKDCAATTSPEYCYQATIYNVNQCFGFVTDSATILAAIK
- a CDS encoding cupin domain-containing protein — its product is MNEHCMIPIIKSPQDYQTYRISPHDTNRLAIVFDPSNAAASLTVCVEIFDPGGKTPPNRHNIAVEMFFILKGEGLAVCDGKVVPINTGDSLLVPPTGIHEIINTGMGRLYALCIMVPNEDFAELIRSGTPVELDDEDMRVLSRQDVLVPC